Proteins encoded within one genomic window of Acaryochloris marina S15:
- a CDS encoding class IV adenylate cyclase, which translates to MARNIEIKARIHNIETITKLVAQFADQGPIEIVQDDTFFQCENGRLKLRSLSKTEGKLIFYRRQDQPGPKESFYLISPTSSPDSLREALTLAYGQAGRVRKVRTLFLVGRTRVHLDKVEGLGHFLELEVILAEGELPETGIEEAHLLMDKLGIEQSQLIDRAYVDLLIV; encoded by the coding sequence ATGGCTCGAAACATTGAAATCAAGGCCCGCATCCACAACATTGAAACCATCACCAAACTGGTAGCTCAATTTGCCGATCAAGGACCCATCGAGATTGTGCAAGACGATACCTTTTTCCAGTGTGAGAATGGCAGGCTAAAGCTTCGATCACTATCCAAAACTGAAGGAAAGCTGATCTTCTACCGTCGCCAAGATCAACCCGGTCCAAAAGAATCCTTTTACCTGATCTCACCCACTTCATCGCCAGACAGCTTACGTGAAGCGCTGACGTTGGCCTATGGTCAAGCTGGTCGTGTCCGCAAGGTGCGAACCTTATTTCTCGTTGGTAGAACCCGCGTTCATCTGGATAAGGTTGAAGGGTTAGGTCATTTTCTTGAACTGGAAGTGATACTTGCAGAAGGTGAGTTACCAGAGACGGGGATTGAAGAAGCTCACCTGCTCATGGATAAGCTTGGGATCGAACAGTCTCAACTTATAGATAGAGCCTATGTCGATCTACTGATCGTTTAA
- a CDS encoding DUF3240 family protein, translating to MSSSSINQGILVTVICEAVLQHRLIHLLNTLDASGYTIIPAQGAGSHGQRMGDIAGFNTNIQVKTIVSSEVSDQLLEELKQYRGSHALIAFRQKVDGLFD from the coding sequence ATGTCTTCTTCTTCAATAAACCAAGGTATTTTGGTCACCGTTATTTGTGAAGCGGTATTACAGCATCGTCTGATCCATTTACTCAATACATTAGATGCCTCTGGGTACACCATCATTCCAGCCCAGGGAGCAGGGAGTCATGGTCAGCGGATGGGGGATATTGCAGGATTTAATACCAATATTCAAGTGAAAACGATTGTATCTTCAGAGGTATCAGATCAATTACTCGAAGAGCTGAAGCAGTACCGTGGCTCTCATGCTCTGATTGCTTTTCGACAAAAAGTAGATGGATTATTTGATTAG
- a CDS encoding RNA-binding protein has product MSIYVGNLSYDVTEQDLNTAFAEYGTVKSAKLPTDRETGRKRGFAFVEMGDDAEEAKAIEELDGAEWMGRTLKVNKAKPRENRGGGGGNRW; this is encoded by the coding sequence ATGTCGATTTACGTTGGTAACCTCTCTTATGACGTTACAGAGCAAGACCTAAATACCGCTTTTGCCGAATATGGAACCGTAAAAAGTGCCAAGCTTCCCACTGACCGAGAAACAGGACGCAAACGTGGATTTGCCTTTGTCGAAATGGGTGATGATGCTGAGGAAGCCAAAGCTATTGAAGAACTTGACGGTGCTGAATGGATGGGACGTACCCTGAAAGTGAATAAAGCAAAGCCCCGTGAGAATAGAGGTGGTGGTGGTGGTAACCGCTGGTAG
- a CDS encoding sigma-70 family RNA polymerase sigma factor: MYSNQLHQGLCFDASVSAAIERTSRLSPELESALILRAKQGDHEARQQIISANLAWISAVGGRSSGRGLEDDELLSAGVIGLNEAIDRWDPEQQSNIRTYGQFWIRKFQSESLFQTDTIRIPKSAHEQLAKLRKAQRVLGQEATVSEIAEYTQLREKRILELQSISQPTSLNVGIGAEGHTELLDLQADESCEGSDLPLSPELKNLVQRLNPRQQEVIRLRFLEGWTFKDIGGFFSLTSQRIQQICKAALEKLKGWLVGGIDEPVVESAPVPQRWQHYVFAKVLLATEFCCKSLKRQFQKCFNRFLIPLHLPFHPLKKNTDTKLYLKV, encoded by the coding sequence ATGTATTCAAATCAATTACATCAAGGACTTTGCTTTGATGCTTCCGTGAGTGCAGCTATTGAACGCACTTCTAGACTATCCCCTGAATTAGAATCAGCTTTGATACTGAGGGCCAAGCAGGGTGACCACGAGGCACGTCAACAGATTATCTCTGCTAACCTTGCTTGGATCAGCGCCGTGGGAGGTCGTTCTTCTGGCAGAGGTTTGGAAGATGATGAGCTGTTGTCAGCAGGCGTCATCGGTCTGAACGAGGCGATAGATCGTTGGGATCCTGAGCAGCAATCGAACATACGCACCTACGGACAATTTTGGATTCGCAAATTTCAGAGTGAATCACTATTTCAGACCGATACTATCCGCATCCCTAAGTCAGCCCATGAGCAGCTGGCGAAACTCAGAAAAGCCCAAAGAGTGTTAGGCCAAGAGGCGACTGTTTCTGAAATAGCGGAATATACTCAACTTCGTGAAAAACGCATTCTTGAACTCCAGTCAATTTCGCAACCCACCTCCTTAAACGTAGGTATTGGAGCAGAGGGGCATACAGAGTTACTGGACCTACAGGCCGATGAGTCTTGTGAGGGTAGCGATCTACCTTTATCTCCCGAACTAAAGAACTTGGTCCAGCGTCTGAATCCACGGCAACAAGAAGTGATTCGTCTTCGATTTTTGGAAGGATGGACCTTTAAGGATATTGGTGGGTTTTTCAGTTTAACTAGCCAAAGAATCCAGCAAATCTGCAAAGCAGCATTGGAGAAGCTTAAAGGGTGGCTCGTCGGTGGAATTGATGAGCCAGTAGTAGAGTCGGCCCCAGTACCTCAACGATGGCAGCATTATGTGTTTGCCAAAGTTTTGCTTGCGACTGAGTTCTGCTGTAAAAGCCTGAAGCGCCAATTTCAGAAGTGTTTCAATCGTTTTCTAATTCCCTTACATCTTCCCTTTCATCCCCTTAAAAAAAATACTGATACCAAGTTGTACCTGAAAGTGTAA
- a CDS encoding ISAs1 family transposase — MATGFSKPPSSPASTDSSSSLLPASDCDQAYQQLSECFEDLPDPRGGQGVQHPFVSIVVIGLLASLGGAQGWEDIETYGLSHQDWLSSFLRLPSGIPTADTYRRVFERICPSAFERSFNHWLDQVVTTLGAQVIPIDGKQLRGSYDRNQDQSALHLVSAWASEYRLFLGQVKVADKSNEITAIPALLELLDIAGCIITIDAMGTQHEIARHIQAKEADYVLALKENHPTLFEQVEQWFETAEANEFKCIEHSYDARVEAGHHRREKRQVWAVSLQQMGPLYKQAQWKGLQTIVKVARTRHLWNKTTYEVMFYISSLPPNAQQLGKAIRQHWSIENQLHWVLDVTFGEDASRIRTGHAPENMAILRRWSINLLNQETSFKKSTRQKLKRASMDEAYMLKVLGASIPLQSSLSEA, encoded by the coding sequence ATGGCTACAGGATTCAGCAAGCCTCCTTCCTCACCAGCTTCCACTGACTCATCCTCGTCACTCCTGCCTGCCAGTGATTGCGATCAGGCTTATCAACAATTGTCCGAGTGTTTTGAAGATTTGCCTGATCCACGTGGAGGCCAAGGTGTCCAGCATCCGTTTGTCAGCATCGTCGTGATTGGACTATTGGCAAGTTTAGGTGGCGCACAAGGGTGGGAAGACATTGAAACCTATGGTCTAAGCCATCAAGATTGGTTGTCGAGTTTTCTGAGGCTACCGTCCGGGATACCGACAGCAGACACCTATCGACGAGTGTTTGAGCGTATTTGCCCCTCCGCTTTTGAGCGGAGTTTCAATCACTGGTTGGATCAGGTAGTGACAACCCTCGGCGCTCAAGTGATACCGATTGACGGCAAACAACTCAGAGGTTCCTATGATCGCAATCAAGACCAATCCGCATTGCATCTGGTCAGTGCTTGGGCCAGTGAGTATCGGTTATTTCTAGGACAGGTCAAAGTTGCAGACAAGAGTAACGAAATTACCGCTATTCCAGCACTGCTAGAGCTATTAGACATTGCCGGGTGCATTATTACCATTGATGCAATGGGAACTCAGCACGAGATTGCCCGCCACATTCAAGCTAAAGAGGCTGACTATGTGCTGGCCCTCAAGGAGAATCATCCCACGCTGTTTGAGCAGGTTGAGCAATGGTTTGAAACGGCTGAAGCGAATGAGTTTAAGTGCATTGAGCACAGCTATGATGCCCGGGTGGAAGCAGGGCACCATCGTCGCGAGAAACGACAAGTTTGGGCCGTGTCCCTTCAACAGATGGGTCCTCTCTACAAGCAGGCGCAGTGGAAGGGCTTGCAAACCATCGTCAAGGTCGCTCGGACCCGCCACTTGTGGAACAAAACCACCTATGAGGTGATGTTTTATATCAGCTCTCTACCGCCAAATGCTCAGCAGTTGGGCAAAGCCATCCGCCAGCATTGGTCGATTGAGAACCAACTCCACTGGGTCTTAGATGTGACCTTTGGCGAAGATGCTAGCCGCATTCGCACAGGACATGCACCGGAAAACATGGCCATCCTGAGGCGCTGGAGCATCAACCTTCTCAATCAAGAAACGTCCTTTAAGAAAAGTACCCGTCAAAAACTAAAACGGGCGAGCATGGATGAAGCGTATATGCTCAAAGTTCTAGGCGCTTCTATTCCTTTACAGTCTAGCCTTTCAGAGGCTTGA